DNA from Desulfarculus baarsii DSM 2075:
GCCGTCCACGGTCTGGCTGGCGGCGGTGATCGCCTTTGAAAACCTCACCAGCGGCATGGCCACCGCCGCTTACGCCGCCTACATGGCCGCGCAAACCAACAAAAACTTCACCGCCACCCAATACGCCCTGCTCAGCAGCCTCATGGGCGTGCCCCGGGTGCTGGTCTCGGCCCCCACCGGGGTCATGGCCGAATGGCTGGGCTGGTCGGGCTTTTTCATCTTCTGCACGGTCATCGCCGCGCCGGGCATGGCCATGCTGATCAAGTTCGCCCCGTGGAACGGCGATCGCCGCTGAGGCGCTGGCCGCATTTGCTTGTCCTTTCGGCCCGTCCTTGCTAGACTTTCGCCGATAAGCCAAAATTCGGACACCGAAACGCGAGGACGCTCGATGCCCATGGACTGGACCCCGCCGCCCAAAAACCCAGGCGGCGACAACGATTTCAACAAGCTGGTCGAGGAGCTGAAAAGCAAATTCGGCGGCCGGCGACCCAAGAGCGGCCTGCTGTGGCTGGCGTTGGCCGGGGCGTTGGCCATTGCCCTGGCCACCTCGTCGTACTACACCGTCGGCCCCGAGGAAACCGGGGTGGTGCAGCGTTTTGGCGCCTACAATCGCGAATCCGAGCCGGGCCTGCACTTCAAGTTGCCATTGGGCATAGAGCAGGTGACCAACGTCAAGACGCGGCGCGTCGAAAAAATGGAATTCGGCTTCAAGACCGCCCAGGTGGCGGCTCGGGGCAGCTTCCGCGACGCCGGTTCGGGCGAAACGGCGCTGATGCTCAGCGGCGACTTGAACGTCATCGACGTGCGCTGGATCGTGCAATATCGCATCCGCGACCCGAAAAAATACCTCTTTTCGATCCAAGAGCCCGAAACGGCCATCTGGGATCTGTCCCAGTCGGTGATGCGCCGCATCGTCGGCGACCGCTGGGCCGACGCGGTGCTGACCCTGGAACGCGCCGAGATCGCCATCCAGGCTCAAAAAGAACTGCAAGAGCTGCTGGATCACTACGACACCGGCGTGCAGATCGTCACCGTCAAGATGCAGGACGTCAACCCGCCCGACCCCGTGCGCTCGGCCTTCAACGAGGTCAACGAGGCCCGCCAGCAGAAAGAGCGCATGATCAACGAGGCCCAGGAGGCCTACAACCGCGAGATTCCCAAAGCCCAGGGCGACGCCAAGCGCATCGTCTCCGAGGCCGAGGGCTACGCCACCGAGACCGTCAACCGGGCCAACGGCGAGGCTCAGCGCTTCAGTTCGGTGCTGGCCAGCTATCAGAAGGCCAAGGACGTGACCAAAAAACGGCTATACCTCGAAGCCCTGCACGGGATGATCGCCGCGGCCAGTCGGGTTTACGTGGTCGACCAGAGCGTGCGCGGCCTGCTGCCGCACCTGGATATCGCCGCCGGCGCGCGGGGCAAGGAGGGCGGCAAATGAATCGCTCCAAGATGCTGATGCCGCTGGTGGCCCTGGCCGTGGCCCTGGCCTGGATCGGCCTGTCGTCGTTTTTCGTGGTGCCCGAGGGCCATCAGGCCATCATCACCCAATTTGGCAAGACCATCGGCAAGCCCTATCTCGACGCCGGGCTCTACTTCAAGCTGCCGGTGATCCAAAAAGTGCACATGTTCGAAAAGCGCCTGCTCAAGTGGGACGGCCGGCCCAACGAGATTCCCACCCTGGATAAAAAATACATCTTCGTCGACACCACCGCCCGCTGGCGCATCACCGATCCGCTGCGTTTTTTGCAGACGGTGGCCACGGTGGAGGGGGCCCAGAGCCGGTTGGACGACATCATCGACTCGGTGGTGCGCGACGCGGTCAGCCGGCATTTGCTTGTGGAGTTGGTGCGTTCATCCAACTGGAAGGACACCCCGCCGCCGGCTATCGTCGACGACGAGGGCGAGGGCAATCAGGCCTATTTGGCCGAGATGGCCAACCGCGGGCAAAACGAGCCGCCCCAGCGCCTGGGCCGCGAGCAGATCGTCCAGGAGATGATCGCCGACGCCAAGCGCCTGACGCCTGAAATGGGCCTGGAGGTGGTCGATATCCAGGTCAAGCGCATCAACTATGTAGATCAGGTGCAAAAGCGCGTCTTCGAGCGCATGATCTCCGAGCGCAAGCGCATCGCCAGCCAGTACCGCTCGGAGGGCGAGGGCGAAAAGCAAAACATCCTGGGCCGCATGAACAAAGAACTGGCCCGCATCCGCTCGGAGGCCTATCGCAAATCCCAGGAGATTCGCGGCCAGGCCGAGGCCACGGCCAACGACGTCTACGGCCAGGCCTTCAGCCAGGACGCCGAGTTCTACTCGTTGTTCAAAACCCTGGAGAGCTACCGCGCCGCCGGCGGCAACAACACCGAGCTGATTTTGTCCACCGACGGCGAATACTTCAAGTACGTCAAAAAGCCCCAGTGAGCCACGGCGGGCGCGGCCCGCGGCGTATTGCAAAAACTGGGGTCATGGTGTAATAAACTCCTTCGCGGGCCGCCTCGGCCCACGAAGGACAGCCTTGGGCCGCCTCTGGTGTTGACAGGAGGCCGGACGACTCCTATACTTGCTTCTCCTGCGATTCGGGGAGGAAAGATCAATCATGTACGCTGTAGTTGCCAATGGCGGCAAACAATACAAGCTTGAACCGGGCGAGGTGCTTCGCCTGGAAAAGATGGCCGGCGAGGTCGGCGACAATATCAGCCTGTCGCCGGTGCTGATGGTCGGCGGCGACGGCGAGCCCAAGATCGGCCAGCCTCACGTGGCCGGCGCGGTGGTCGAGGCCACCATCATCGAGCAGGGCAAGGCTCGCAAGGTTCTTATCTTCAAAAAGAAACGCCGCAAGGGCTATCGCGTCAAACGCGGTCATCGCCAGCACTTCACGGCGGTGCGCGTCACCGGCATTTCGGCCTAGGCGCGGCGGGGAGAACTAGCAATGGCGCACAAAAAAGCAGGCGGTTCGTCCCGCAACGGTCGCGACTCGGGCGGGCAGCGCCGGGGCATCAAGGCCGGCGAAGGCAAACTGATCACCGCTGGCAGCATCATCATCCGCCAGTTGGGCACGCTGATCCATCCCGGCGAGAATGTCGGCATGGGCCGCGACTACACCATCTTCGCCAAGGTCGACGGCAAGGTCAAGTTCGAGCGGCTGGGCAAGACCCGCAAAAAGGTCAGCGTCTACCCGGCCTAAGGCTGGCGGCCGTATTGATTCGGCGGCCCAGGTTGCGCCCATGCAGGGCGTTTGCCGGGCCGCCTGGCTTTTTTTGGGGGCCGGTGCGCCTCGCATGAACGGGCTGTCGGCATGAGGTTCATCGACGAAGCGACAATCGAGGTGACGGCTGGAAACGGCGGCGACGGCTGCGCCAGCTTTCTGCGCGAAAAATTCCGCCCCAGGGGCGGCCCCGACGGCGGCAACGGCGGCCGTGGCGGCGACGTGATCATCGTCGGCTCCAACCGGGTGGCCACCCTGGCCGACCACAGCTATCTGCGCCACTTCAAGGCCGGCCGGGGTGTGCATGGCCAGGGCTCGCAAAAGCACGGCCGGGCCGGCGAGGACAAGCGCGTCACCGTGCCCGTGGGCACACTGATCTACGACCAAGAAACCGGCGAGTTGCTGGCCGACATCGTGGCCGACGGCCAAGAGGTGATCGTGGCCAAGGGCGGCCGCGGCGGCTACGGCAACCTGCACTTTCTCAGTTCGACCAACCGCGCGCCCCGCCGGGCCGACCCCGGCAACGAGGGCGAAAAACGCACCCTGCGCCTGGAGCTGAAGCTACTGGCCCACGTGGGGCTCATCGGCCAGCCCAACGCCGGCAAGTCCAGCCTGGTGCGGGCCTTCAGCGCGGCCCGGCCCAAGGTGGCCGATTATCCCTTCACCACGCTCACGCCCAACCTGGGCGTGGCCCAGGTTCCCGGCGGCGATCCCTTCACCATCGCCGACATCCCCGGCCTGGTCGAGGGCGCCCACCAGGGCTCGGGCCTGGGCCTGCGCTTCCTCAAGCACGTCGAGCGCACGCGGTTGTTCGTCTACGTGGTTGACATGTCGGCCGACGACCCCTACAACGATCTGAGCACCATCATCGGCGAGCTTACGGCCTATGACCCGGAGCTTGGCCGGCGGGCCGGCGTGGTGGCGGCCAACAAGATGGATCTGGCTCAAGCAGCCGAGAATTTTGACGAGTTCGCCCAAAGGGCCCAGGCCGAGGGCATGCTGGTCTTTCCGTGCAGCACGTTGACCGGCCAGGGGCTCAAGGAGTTGCTGCTGCAAATCGCCGCGATGGTCGAGAGCCACGACGACGGCGGAGAAACCGATGACCAGGCCTGAAATCGTCGCCGCCGCCCGCCGCGTGGTCGTCAAGGTGGGCTCGGGCGTGCTCACCGGGCCCCAAGGCCTGGACAAGCGGCGGGTGGAGCTGCTCTCGGGCCAGTTGGCCCGCCTGCGCGCCGCCGGGCGCCAGGTTTTGTTGGTCTCGTCGGGGGCCATCGCCAGCGGCCGGGCCAAGGTCGGGCTGGCGGCGTTGCGCTCCATCCCCGAAAAGCAGGCCGCCGCCGCCCTGGGCCAAGCCGGCCTGATGCAGACCTACGAGGACGCCCTGGAGGCCCATGGCCTGCTGGCCGCCCAGATCCTGCTCACCGCCGGCGATCTGCGCTCGCGCCAACGCTATCTCAACGCCCGCAACACCATCAACACCCTGCTTGATTGGGGCGTAATCCCCATCGTCAACGAAAACGACACCGTGGCCGTCGACGAAATCAAGCTGGGCGACAACGACAACCTGGCGGCCATGCTCACCAATCTTTTGGGCGCGTCGCTGATGGTCAACCTGACCAACGTCGACGGCGTCCTCGACGCCGACCCCCGGACCAACCCCCAGGCCAAGCTGATCCCGGTGGTCGAGCGGGTCGACGCGGCCCTGCTCAAGGCGGCCAGCACCCAGCCCGGCGCGGTGGGCCGCGGCGGCATCTTCAGCAAGGTCAAGGCCGCCGACAAGGTCGCCCGCTGCGGGGCCTGCACCATCGTGGCCAACGGCATGGTCGACGACATCCTCGACCGCCTTTTCGCCGGCCAGGAGTTGGGCACCTTTTTTCTGGCGCGCAGCCACCCGCTCTCCAGCCGCAAGCACTGGATCGCCTTCACCGCCTGCCAAAACCAGACCGGCGTGATCGTCGTCGATCAGGGCGCGGTGGCGCCCATCAGCGCCGGCGGCAAGAGCCTGCTGGCCGCCGGGGTCAGCGCGGTGCGCGGCCGCTTCGGGCCGGGCGCGGCGGTCAAGGTCATCGGCCCCGACGGCCGCACCATCGGCGTGGGCCTGTGCAACTACTCCAGCGCCGACCTGGAAAAGATCAAGGGCCTGCGCAGCGTCGAGATCGAACACAGCCTGGGCCACAAGGACTTCGACGAGGTGATCCACCGCGACAATCTGGTGGTCTTTGGCCCCGACGAAAAGGAGAGCGTGGAATGTCTGCTGAGCAACTAGTGGCCCGCGTCTGCGCCCAGGCCCGCCAGGCCGCGCGCCGGGTCGCCGTGGCCCCCTCCGACCGCAAGAACGCCGCCCTGCTGCTGCTGGCCAAGCTCATCGAGCAAAACAAGGCCGCGCTCCAGGCCGAAAACGCCATCGACGTGGCCGCCGGCCGCGAGGCCGGGCTCAGCGCGGCCATGATCGACCGCCTGACGCTCTCCGACGGCGTGATCGCCGGCATGGCCCAGGGCCTGCGCGAGGTGGCCGCCCTGCCCGACCCCGTGGGCGAGATGACGGCCATGTGGCGGCGGCCCAACGGCCTGCAAGTGGGCCGTCAGCGCATCCCCCTGGGCGTGATCGGCTTTATCTACGAGTCGCGGCCCAACGTCACCGTCGACGCGGCGGCGCTGTGCCTCAAGAGCGGCAACGCCGTGGTGCTCAAGGGCGGCAAGGAGGCCCTGCGCTCCAACCTGGCCCTGGGCCGGCTCATCGCCCAGGCCCTGGAGCAAAGCCAACTGCCCGCCCACGCCGTGCAGGTCATCGACACCACCGACCGAGCGGCCACCCTGGCGTTGCTCAAGCAAGACGAATTGATCGACGTGATCATCCCCCGGGGCGGCGAGAGCCTGATCCGCTTCGTGGCCGCCGAGTCACGCATTCCGGTGCTCAAGCACTACAAGGGCGTCTGCCATGTCTTTGTCGACCGCGGCGCCGACATCGCCATGGCCATCGACATCTGCGTAAACTCCAAGTGCCACCGCCCCGGCGTGTGCAACGCCATGGAGACCATGCTCGTCCACGCCGACATCGCCGAGTCGTTTTTGCCCCGTTGCGCCGAGGCGCTGATCCTGCGCGGCGTGGAGCTGCGCGGCTGCCCCCGCACGCTGGCCATCGCGCCCCAGGCCAAGCCAGCCAACGACGACGACTGGCCCGCCGAGTTTCTCGACCTGATCCTGGCGGTCAGGGTCGTCGATTCGCTGGAGGAGGCCATGGACCACATCGCCCGTTACGGCAGCCAGCACACCGAGGCCATCGTCACCCGCGATTACGCCCGGGCCCGCCGCTTCATCGACGGGGTGGATTCGTCGCTG
Protein-coding regions in this window:
- the hflK gene encoding FtsH protease activity modulator HflK translates to MPMDWTPPPKNPGGDNDFNKLVEELKSKFGGRRPKSGLLWLALAGALAIALATSSYYTVGPEETGVVQRFGAYNRESEPGLHFKLPLGIEQVTNVKTRRVEKMEFGFKTAQVAARGSFRDAGSGETALMLSGDLNVIDVRWIVQYRIRDPKKYLFSIQEPETAIWDLSQSVMRRIVGDRWADAVLTLERAEIAIQAQKELQELLDHYDTGVQIVTVKMQDVNPPDPVRSAFNEVNEARQQKERMINEAQEAYNREIPKAQGDAKRIVSEAEGYATETVNRANGEAQRFSSVLASYQKAKDVTKKRLYLEALHGMIAAASRVYVVDQSVRGLLPHLDIAAGARGKEGGK
- the hflC gene encoding protease modulator HflC, yielding MNRSKMLMPLVALAVALAWIGLSSFFVVPEGHQAIITQFGKTIGKPYLDAGLYFKLPVIQKVHMFEKRLLKWDGRPNEIPTLDKKYIFVDTTARWRITDPLRFLQTVATVEGAQSRLDDIIDSVVRDAVSRHLLVELVRSSNWKDTPPPAIVDDEGEGNQAYLAEMANRGQNEPPQRLGREQIVQEMIADAKRLTPEMGLEVVDIQVKRINYVDQVQKRVFERMISERKRIASQYRSEGEGEKQNILGRMNKELARIRSEAYRKSQEIRGQAEATANDVYGQAFSQDAEFYSLFKTLESYRAAGGNNTELILSTDGEYFKYVKKPQ
- the rplU gene encoding 50S ribosomal protein L21; the encoded protein is MYAVVANGGKQYKLEPGEVLRLEKMAGEVGDNISLSPVLMVGGDGEPKIGQPHVAGAVVEATIIEQGKARKVLIFKKKRRKGYRVKRGHRQHFTAVRVTGISA
- the rpmA gene encoding 50S ribosomal protein L27, with protein sequence MAHKKAGGSSRNGRDSGGQRRGIKAGEGKLITAGSIIIRQLGTLIHPGENVGMGRDYTIFAKVDGKVKFERLGKTRKKVSVYPA
- the obgE gene encoding GTPase ObgE, with translation MRFIDEATIEVTAGNGGDGCASFLREKFRPRGGPDGGNGGRGGDVIIVGSNRVATLADHSYLRHFKAGRGVHGQGSQKHGRAGEDKRVTVPVGTLIYDQETGELLADIVADGQEVIVAKGGRGGYGNLHFLSSTNRAPRRADPGNEGEKRTLRLELKLLAHVGLIGQPNAGKSSLVRAFSAARPKVADYPFTTLTPNLGVAQVPGGDPFTIADIPGLVEGAHQGSGLGLRFLKHVERTRLFVYVVDMSADDPYNDLSTIIGELTAYDPELGRRAGVVAANKMDLAQAAENFDEFAQRAQAEGMLVFPCSTLTGQGLKELLLQIAAMVESHDDGGETDDQA
- the proB gene encoding glutamate 5-kinase; its protein translation is MTRPEIVAAARRVVVKVGSGVLTGPQGLDKRRVELLSGQLARLRAAGRQVLLVSSGAIASGRAKVGLAALRSIPEKQAAAALGQAGLMQTYEDALEAHGLLAAQILLTAGDLRSRQRYLNARNTINTLLDWGVIPIVNENDTVAVDEIKLGDNDNLAAMLTNLLGASLMVNLTNVDGVLDADPRTNPQAKLIPVVERVDAALLKAASTQPGAVGRGGIFSKVKAADKVARCGACTIVANGMVDDILDRLFAGQELGTFFLARSHPLSSRKHWIAFTACQNQTGVIVVDQGAVAPISAGGKSLLAAGVSAVRGRFGPGAAVKVIGPDGRTIGVGLCNYSSADLEKIKGLRSVEIEHSLGHKDFDEVIHRDNLVVFGPDEKESVECLLSN
- a CDS encoding glutamate-5-semialdehyde dehydrogenase, producing the protein MSAEQLVARVCAQARQAARRVAVAPSDRKNAALLLLAKLIEQNKAALQAENAIDVAAGREAGLSAAMIDRLTLSDGVIAGMAQGLREVAALPDPVGEMTAMWRRPNGLQVGRQRIPLGVIGFIYESRPNVTVDAAALCLKSGNAVVLKGGKEALRSNLALGRLIAQALEQSQLPAHAVQVIDTTDRAATLALLKQDELIDVIIPRGGESLIRFVAAESRIPVLKHYKGVCHVFVDRGADIAMAIDICVNSKCHRPGVCNAMETMLVHADIAESFLPRCAEALILRGVELRGCPRTLAIAPQAKPANDDDWPAEFLDLILAVRVVDSLEEAMDHIARYGSQHTEAIVTRDYARARRFIDGVDSSLVLVNASTRFNDGGQLGLGAEIGINTSKLHAFGPMGLTELTTTKFVALGNGQVRQ